In Glycine max cultivar Williams 82 chromosome 7, Glycine_max_v4.0, whole genome shotgun sequence, a single window of DNA contains:
- the CYP16 gene encoding peptidyl-prolyl cis-trans isomerase CYP40, translating to MGRGRCFLDISIGQELEGRIVVELYDDVVPKTAENFRALCTGEKGIGPNTGVPLHFKGSCFHRVIKGFMIQGGDISAGDGTGGESIYGLKFEDENFELKHERKGMLSMANSGPNTNGSQFFISTTRTSHLDGKHVVFGKVVKGMGVVRSVEHVATGDDDRPALDVKVVDCGEIPEGEDDGISNFFKDGDTYPDWPADLDESPNELEWWMKSVDSIKAFGNEYYRKQDYKMALRKYRKALRYLDICWEKEGIDEEISSSLRKTKSQIFTNSSASKLKLGDIKGALLDTEFAMREGDDNAKALFRQGQAYMALHDIDAAVESFKKALTLEPNDAGIKKELAAARKMIADRRDQEKKAYSKMFQ from the exons atgggtAGAGGAAGGTGCTTCTTGGACATTAGCATAGGGCAAGAGCTCGAAGGGAGAATAGTGGTGGAGCTTTATGATGATGTTGTTCCCAAAACTGCTGAGAATTTCAGAGCTCTATGCACTGGTGAGAAAGGCATTGGTCCAAATACTGGGGTGCCCCTTCATTTCAag GGATCTTGCTTTCATCGTGTTATTAAAGGCTTCATGATTCAAGGAGGTGATATATCTGCTGGAGATGGTACTGGAGGAGAATCTATATACGGACTTAAGTTTGAAGATGAAAATTTCGAGTTGAAGCATGAAAGGAAAGGGATGTTATCAATGGCAAACTCTGGTCCTAATACAAATGGGTCTCAGTTTTTTATCAGCACTACCCGAACTTCTCACCTAGATGGTAAGCATGTTGTATTTGGGAAAGTAGTTAAAGGAATGGGAGTGGTCCGATCAGTTGAGCATGTTGCGACTGGAGACGATGATCGTCCCGCTCTTGATGTTAAAGTTGTGGACTGTGGAGAAATTCCTGAAGGAGAAGATGATGGGATATCTAACTTTTTCAAAGATGGAGACACCTATCCTGATTGGCCAGCAGACCTTGATGAGAGCCCTAATGAACTTGAGTGGTGGATGAAATCTGTTGACTCGATTAAAGCTTTTGGCAATGAGTATTACAGG AAACAAGACTATAAAATGGCTCTAAGGAAGTATCGGAAGGCTTTACGCTACCTGGATATTTGTTGGGAGAAGGAAGGCATTGATGAAG AGATAAGTTCAAGTTTGAGAAAAACGAAGTCCCAGATTTTTACAAACAGCTCT GCTTCTAAATTGAAATTAGGGGATATTAAAGGAGCATTACTGGATACAGAATTTGCAATGCGTGAGGGAGATGACAATGCTAAAGCTTTGTTCCGCCAAGGACAG GCATACATGGCACTCCATGACATTGATGCTGCAGTTGAAAGCTTTAAGAAGGCACTGACCTTGGAGCCAAATGATG